From Macaca mulatta isolate MMU2019108-1 chromosome 1, T2T-MMU8v2.0, whole genome shotgun sequence, the proteins below share one genomic window:
- the PABPC4 gene encoding polyadenylate-binding protein 4 isoform X6, with translation MNFDVIKGKPIRIMWSQRDPSLRKSGVGNVFIKNLDKSIDNKALYDTFSAFGNILSCKVVCDENGSKGYAFVHFETQEAADKAIEKMNGMLLNDRKVFVGRFKSRKEREAELGAKAKEFTNVYIKNFGEEVDDESLKELFSQFGKTLSVKVMRDPSGKSKGFGFVSYEKHEDANKAVEEMNGKEISGKIIFVGRAQKKVERQAELKRKFEQLKQERISRYQGVNLYIKNLDDTIDDEKLRKEFSPFGSITSAKVMLEDGRSKGFGFVCFSSPEEATKAVTEMNGRIVGSKPLYVALAQRKEERKAHLTNQYMQRVAGMRALPANAILNQFQPAAGGYFVPAVPQAQGRPPYYTPNQLAQMRPNPRWQQGGRPQGFQGMPSAIRQSGPRPTLRHLAPTGSECPDRLAMDFGGAGAAQQGLTDSCQSGGVPTAVQNLAPRAAVAAAAPRAVAPYKYASSVRSPHPAIQPLQAPQPAVHVQGQEPLTASMLAAAPPQEQKQMLGERLFPLIQTMHSNLAGKITGMLLEIDNSELLHMLESPESLRSKVDEAVAVLQAHHAKKEAAQKVGAVAAATS, from the exons ATGAACTTTGATGTGATTAAGGGAAAGCCAATCCGCATCATGTGGTCTCAGAGGGATCCCTCTTTGAGAAAATCTGGTGTGGGAAATGTCTTCATCAAGAACCTGGACAAATCTATAGATAACAAGGCACTTTATGATACTTTTTCTGCTTTTGGAAACATTCTATCCTGCAAG GTGGTGTGTGATGAGAACGGCTCTAAGGGTTATGCATTTGTCCACTTCGAGACCCAAGAGGCTGCCGACAAGGCCATCGAGAAGATGAATGGCATGCTCCTCAATGACCGCAAAGT ATTTGTGGGCAGATTCAAGTCTCGCAAAGAGCGGGAAGCTGAGCTGGGAGCCAAAGCCAAGGAATTCACCAATGTTTATATCAAAAACTTTGGGGAAGAGGTGGATGATGAGAGTCTGAAAGAGCTATTCAGTCAGTTTG GTAAGACCCTAAGTGTCAAGGTGATGAGAGATCCCAGTGGGAAATCCAAAGGCTTTGGCTTTGTGAGTTACGAAAAACACGAGGATGCCAATAAG GCTGTGGAAGAGatgaatggaaaagaaataagtggtaaaataatatttgtaggCCGTGCACAAAAGAAAGTAGAACGGCAGGCAGAGTTAAAACGGAAATTTGAGCAGCTGAAACAGGAGAGAATTAGTCGATATCAG GGAGTGAATCTCTACATTAAGAACTTGGATGACACTATTGATGATGAGAAATTAAGGAAAGAATTTTCTCCTTTTGGATCAATTACCAGTGCTAAG GTAATGCTGGAGGATGGAAGAAGCAAAGGGTTTGGCTTCGTCTGCTTCTCATCTCCTGAAGAGGCAACCAAAGCAGTCACTGAGATGAATGGACGCATTGTGGGCTCCAAGCCACTATATGTTGCCCTGGcccagaggaaggaagagagaaaggctCACCTGACCAACCAGTATATGCAACGAGTGGCTGGAATGAGAGCACTTCCTGCCAATGCCATCTTAAATCAGTTCCAGCCTGCGGCGGGTGGCTACTTCGTGCCAGCAGTCCCACAG GCTCAGGGAAGGCCTCCATATTATACACCTAACCAGTTAGCGCAGATGAGGCCTAATCCACGCTGGCAGCAAGGTGGGAGACCTCAAG GCTTCCAAGGAATGCCAAGTGCTATACGCCAGTCTGGGCCTCGTCCAACTCTTCGCCATCTGGCTCCAACTG GGTCTGAGTGCCCGGACCGCTTGGCTATGGACTTTGGTGGGGCTGGTGCCGCCCAGCAAGGGCTGACTGACAGCTGCCAGTCTGGAG GCGTTCCCACAGCTGTGCAGAACTTAGCGCCACGCGCTGCTGTTGCCGCTGCTGCTCCCCGTGCTGTTGCCCCCTACAAATACGCCTCCAGTGTCCGCAGCCCTCATCCTGCCATACAGCCTCTGCAG GCACCCCAGCCTGCGGTCCATGTGCAGGGGCAGGAGCCACTGACTGCCTCCATGCTGGCTGCAGCACCCCCCCAGGaacagaagcagatgctgg GAGAACGCTTGTTCCCACTCATCCAAACAATGCATTCAAACTTGGCTGGGAAGATCACGGGAATGCTGCTGGAGATCGACAACTCTGAGCTGCTGCACATGTTAGAGTCCCCCGAGTCTCTCCGCTCCAAG GTAGATGAAGCTGTAGCAGTTCTACAGGCTCATCATGCCAAGAAAGAAGCTGCCCAGAAGGTGGGCGCTGTTGCTGCTGCTACCTCTTAG
- the PABPC4 gene encoding polyadenylate-binding protein 4 isoform X7 produces MNFDVIKGKPIRIMWSQRDPSLRKSGVGNVFIKNLDKSIDNKALYDTFSAFGNILSCKVVCDENGSKGYAFVHFETQEAADKAIEKMNGMLLNDRKVFVGRFKSRKEREAELGAKAKEFTNVYIKNFGEEVDDESLKELFSQFGKTLSVKVMRDPSGKSKGFGFVSYEKHEDANKAVEEMNGKEISGKIIFVGRAQKKVERQAELKRKFEQLKQERISRYQGVNLYIKNLDDTIDDEKLRKEFSPFGSITSAKVMLEDGRSKGFGFVCFSSPEEATKAVTEMNGRIVGSKPLYVALAQRKEERKAHLTNQYMQRVAGMRALPANAILNQFQPAAGGYFVPAVPQAQGRPPYYTPNQLAQMRPNPRWQQGGRPQGFQGMPSAIRQSGPRPTLRHLAPTGNAPASRGLPTTTQRVGVPTAVQNLAPRAAVAAAAPRAVAPYKYASSVRSPHPAIQPLQAPQPAVHVQGQEPLTASMLAAAPPQEQKQMLGERLFPLIQTMHSNLAGKITGMLLEIDNSELLHMLESPESLRSKVDEAVAVLQAHHAKKEAAQKVGAVAAATS; encoded by the exons ATGAACTTTGATGTGATTAAGGGAAAGCCAATCCGCATCATGTGGTCTCAGAGGGATCCCTCTTTGAGAAAATCTGGTGTGGGAAATGTCTTCATCAAGAACCTGGACAAATCTATAGATAACAAGGCACTTTATGATACTTTTTCTGCTTTTGGAAACATTCTATCCTGCAAG GTGGTGTGTGATGAGAACGGCTCTAAGGGTTATGCATTTGTCCACTTCGAGACCCAAGAGGCTGCCGACAAGGCCATCGAGAAGATGAATGGCATGCTCCTCAATGACCGCAAAGT ATTTGTGGGCAGATTCAAGTCTCGCAAAGAGCGGGAAGCTGAGCTGGGAGCCAAAGCCAAGGAATTCACCAATGTTTATATCAAAAACTTTGGGGAAGAGGTGGATGATGAGAGTCTGAAAGAGCTATTCAGTCAGTTTG GTAAGACCCTAAGTGTCAAGGTGATGAGAGATCCCAGTGGGAAATCCAAAGGCTTTGGCTTTGTGAGTTACGAAAAACACGAGGATGCCAATAAG GCTGTGGAAGAGatgaatggaaaagaaataagtggtaaaataatatttgtaggCCGTGCACAAAAGAAAGTAGAACGGCAGGCAGAGTTAAAACGGAAATTTGAGCAGCTGAAACAGGAGAGAATTAGTCGATATCAG GGAGTGAATCTCTACATTAAGAACTTGGATGACACTATTGATGATGAGAAATTAAGGAAAGAATTTTCTCCTTTTGGATCAATTACCAGTGCTAAG GTAATGCTGGAGGATGGAAGAAGCAAAGGGTTTGGCTTCGTCTGCTTCTCATCTCCTGAAGAGGCAACCAAAGCAGTCACTGAGATGAATGGACGCATTGTGGGCTCCAAGCCACTATATGTTGCCCTGGcccagaggaaggaagagagaaaggctCACCTGACCAACCAGTATATGCAACGAGTGGCTGGAATGAGAGCACTTCCTGCCAATGCCATCTTAAATCAGTTCCAGCCTGCGGCGGGTGGCTACTTCGTGCCAGCAGTCCCACAG GCTCAGGGAAGGCCTCCATATTATACACCTAACCAGTTAGCGCAGATGAGGCCTAATCCACGCTGGCAGCAAGGTGGGAGACCTCAAG GCTTCCAAGGAATGCCAAGTGCTATACGCCAGTCTGGGCCTCGTCCAACTCTTCGCCATCTGGCTCCAACTGGTAATGCTCCGGCCTCTCGTGGCCTCCCTACTACCACTCAGAGAGTCG GCGTTCCCACAGCTGTGCAGAACTTAGCGCCACGCGCTGCTGTTGCCGCTGCTGCTCCCCGTGCTGTTGCCCCCTACAAATACGCCTCCAGTGTCCGCAGCCCTCATCCTGCCATACAGCCTCTGCAG GCACCCCAGCCTGCGGTCCATGTGCAGGGGCAGGAGCCACTGACTGCCTCCATGCTGGCTGCAGCACCCCCCCAGGaacagaagcagatgctgg GAGAACGCTTGTTCCCACTCATCCAAACAATGCATTCAAACTTGGCTGGGAAGATCACGGGAATGCTGCTGGAGATCGACAACTCTGAGCTGCTGCACATGTTAGAGTCCCCCGAGTCTCTCCGCTCCAAG GTAGATGAAGCTGTAGCAGTTCTACAGGCTCATCATGCCAAGAAAGAAGCTGCCCAGAAGGTGGGCGCTGTTGCTGCTGCTACCTCTTAG